A stretch of Gallus gallus isolate bGalGal1 chromosome 2, bGalGal1.mat.broiler.GRCg7b, whole genome shotgun sequence DNA encodes these proteins:
- the PTP4A3 gene encoding protein tyrosine phosphatase type IVA 3 — MARMNRPAPVEVCYKNMRFLITHNPTNATLSTFLEDLKKYGATTVVRVCEVTYDKTPLEKDGITVMDWPFDDGAPPPSKIVEDWLNLLKTKFCEDPGCCVAVHCVAGLGRAPVLVALALIESGMKYEDAIQFIRQKRRGAINSKQLTYLEKYRPKQRLRFKDPHNHKNKCCIM, encoded by the exons ATGGCCCGGATGAACCGCCCTGCGCCGGTGGAGGTCTGCTACAAAAACATGAGGTTCCTCATCACCCACAACCCCACCAATGCCACGCTGAGCACCTTCTTGGAG gATCTGAAGAAGTATGGTGCCACCACAGTTGTGCGAGTGTGCGAAGTGACCTACGACAAGACCCCCCTGGAGAAGGATGGCATCACTGTCATG GATTGGCCATTTGATGATGGAGCACCACCTCCCAGCAAGATAGTGGAAGATTGGCTCAACTTACTGAAGACAAAGTTCTGCGAAGACCCCGGCTGCTGCGTGGCCGTGCACTGTGTGGCCGGATTGGGGCG TGCTCCCGTCCTCGTTGCCCTGGCTTTGATTGAGAGTGGGATGAAGTATGAAGACGCCATCCAGTTCATCAGACA GAAGCGCAGAGGAGCCATCAACAGCAAGCAGCTGACATACTTGGAGAAATACCGACCAAAGCAGAGACTCCGGTTTAAGGACCCTCATAACCACAAGAACAAATGCTGCATCATGTAA